Proteins encoded in a region of the Streptomyces sp. NBC_00258 genome:
- a CDS encoding helix-turn-helix domain-containing protein — MHSSERGSESFGVLLRFHRERAGMTQEGLGGHVGYSKSQVAMVERGERPPKGKLVETADQVLGAQGALLVLAEKEFGDSGLRTWTEDYLAEERKASALHVYQTHLIPGSLQTEAYARAVYTCNRYPTLDDDEIEKRVAARLERQQLFERKPSPSVSYVLEQSTLTRPLGGPATLKEQLHHVLAIGRLRHVEVQVMLHDRQAHAGLNGPMILLETTKRHQLAYIEGPSGGYFVSEHPDLGDLFGKYGILRAQALTPEESAKLIEEVAREL; from the coding sequence GTGCACTCCAGTGAACGCGGGTCGGAGTCCTTCGGTGTGCTGTTGCGGTTCCACCGCGAACGGGCCGGGATGACGCAGGAAGGGCTCGGCGGTCACGTCGGGTATTCCAAGTCGCAGGTGGCCATGGTGGAGCGTGGCGAGCGACCGCCCAAGGGCAAGCTGGTCGAGACCGCGGACCAGGTGCTGGGTGCACAAGGTGCACTACTGGTGTTGGCGGAGAAGGAGTTCGGGGACAGCGGGCTCCGGACCTGGACCGAGGACTACCTGGCGGAGGAGAGGAAGGCTTCCGCGCTGCACGTGTACCAGACCCATCTGATCCCCGGTTCGCTCCAGACCGAGGCGTACGCACGGGCTGTCTACACCTGCAATCGCTACCCGACTCTGGACGACGACGAGATCGAGAAGCGGGTGGCGGCACGGCTGGAGCGCCAGCAGCTTTTTGAGCGCAAGCCCTCGCCGAGCGTCAGCTACGTACTCGAACAGAGCACGCTCACACGGCCGTTGGGCGGCCCGGCGACGCTGAAGGAGCAGCTGCACCACGTCCTCGCCATCGGCCGACTCCGCCACGTGGAGGTCCAGGTCATGCTCCACGACCGGCAGGCGCACGCCGGACTGAACGGCCCCATGATCCTGCTGGAGACAACCAAGCGTCACCAGCTCGCCTACATCGAAGGGCCGAGCGGCGGCTACTTCGTGAGCGAACATCCTGACCTAGGGGACCTGTTCGGCAAATATGGCATTCTGCGGGCACAGGCCCTCACTCCCGAGGAGTCCGCGAAGCTGATCGAAGAGGTGGCGCGGGAGCTATGA
- a CDS encoding DUF397 domain-containing protein gives MSTDLNWFKSSHSGGEGECLEVAMQWTKSSYSGSQGGECVEIAIAQTAPTTIHIRDSKTPAAPTLKVTPTAWSAFLPHASARRTQP, from the coding sequence ATGAGCACGGACCTCAACTGGTTCAAGAGCAGCCACAGCGGCGGCGAGGGCGAATGCCTAGAGGTAGCCATGCAGTGGACCAAGAGCAGCTACAGCGGCAGCCAGGGCGGCGAATGCGTAGAGATAGCCATAGCCCAGACCGCCCCCACCACCATCCACATCCGCGACTCCAAAACCCCCGCCGCTCCCACCCTCAAGGTCACCCCCACCGCCTGGTCCGCCTTCCTCCCACACGCCTCCGCGCGGCGGACGCAACCGTGA
- a CDS encoding MFS transporter, producing the protein MRTPGTDPSLWRDRRFVLLFSARTVSVLGNAFARVALAFAVLELPGAGPGRLSLVLACQALPQLVFILVGGVIADRVSRSRLMVVSDLLGAAAYAGLAAMVLTGHAPLAAMCLLAVVAGTATALFAPAMTGVVPLIVPASRLQQANGVLQMGTNTSMLLGLALSGVTVAFVGAGWALALNAASFALSALLIRGLRVTARPRKVSSGWADLRDGWREFASRQWLWAVVAQYAFVVAALNANVGVLGPLVAEEHFGGARAWSLIVGAQALGTIAGAGLAARVRVSRPVLVAVLATFPAAVPIALLALRAPVWTVALAMFCAGVSTDVFSVLWTTTLHREIPEEIISRVSSYEWFGSLALAPLGLLAAGPLASAVGTAAALAGCSALVVGATAMALLSPQVRSLRAPENHGGGAGAGTSASPREAPSAAAEG; encoded by the coding sequence ATGAGAACCCCCGGTACGGATCCGTCACTCTGGCGCGACCGCCGGTTCGTGCTGCTGTTCTCGGCTCGTACGGTCTCGGTGCTGGGGAACGCCTTCGCGCGGGTGGCGTTGGCCTTCGCGGTGCTGGAGCTGCCGGGGGCCGGTCCCGGCCGACTGTCGTTGGTCCTGGCCTGTCAGGCGCTGCCGCAGCTGGTGTTCATCCTGGTCGGGGGTGTGATCGCGGACCGGGTGTCGCGTTCGCGGCTCATGGTGGTGTCCGACCTGCTCGGGGCGGCGGCCTACGCGGGTCTCGCCGCGATGGTGCTGACCGGGCACGCACCCCTGGCGGCGATGTGCCTGCTCGCCGTCGTGGCGGGGACGGCCACCGCGCTGTTCGCGCCGGCGATGACGGGCGTGGTCCCGCTGATCGTGCCCGCGTCGAGGCTCCAACAGGCCAACGGCGTACTGCAGATGGGGACCAACACCTCGATGCTGCTGGGCCTCGCGCTGTCGGGCGTGACCGTCGCGTTCGTCGGCGCCGGCTGGGCGCTGGCCCTCAACGCGGCCTCCTTCGCCCTCAGCGCCCTCCTCATCAGAGGGCTGCGGGTGACGGCCCGCCCGAGGAAGGTGTCCTCCGGCTGGGCCGATCTGCGGGACGGCTGGCGGGAGTTCGCCTCCCGGCAGTGGCTGTGGGCCGTGGTCGCCCAGTACGCGTTCGTCGTCGCGGCCCTCAACGCCAACGTCGGCGTGCTCGGTCCCCTGGTGGCCGAGGAGCACTTCGGCGGGGCTCGTGCCTGGTCACTGATCGTCGGCGCGCAGGCGCTGGGCACGATCGCGGGGGCGGGGTTGGCCGCCCGCGTCCGCGTGTCCCGGCCCGTACTCGTGGCGGTGCTGGCCACGTTTCCGGCAGCCGTACCGATCGCCCTGCTCGCGCTGCGCGCGCCCGTCTGGACGGTTGCCCTGGCGATGTTCTGCGCGGGCGTCTCCACGGACGTCTTCAGCGTCCTGTGGACCACGACCCTCCACCGGGAGATCCCCGAGGAGATCATCTCCCGCGTCAGCTCGTACGAATGGTTCGGCTCCCTGGCCCTCGCCCCGCTGGGCCTGCTGGCCGCGGGGCCGCTCGCTTCGGCGGTGGGCACGGCGGCCGCTCTGGCGGGGTGTTCGGCGTTGGTGGTGGGGGCTACGGCGATGGCGCTGCTGTCACCTCAGGTTCGCTCGCTGCGTGCGCCGGAGAATCACGGGGGTGGTGCGGGGGCGGGGACATCGGCCTCGCCTCGGGAGGCGCCCAGCGCGGCGGCGGAGGGATGA
- a CDS encoding 4-hydroxybenzoate 3-monooxygenase produces the protein MVVLGAGPAGLVLGNILVDRGIDCVVLERAERTHVQTRARAGFLAANTVRILDQHGLAEGLHRHGQIHSTCEFRTEDGRFRLDYSGFGQGERHTVYPQQELVSDLLARFLDRGGQIRFGTEAVAVRDADSERPEVTVREPDGRPGLWRARYVAGCDRRHGAARRSLPAGTVRHHRDHGVTWLGLLAEAPPSLDAVGYAVHERGFAGHMARTSEVTRYYLQCERGTPADAWSEERIWDELELRMRAREYGPLRRGRLVQRSVVDLESDVLEPLRHGALFLVGDAAGLISPSAAKGANLAVLEAEVLGRALIDDLIVGDSKGLDAYSARCLTHIWRAQDFSHWMIGLLHGPSGADGESLFHNSLRRSRLTSLRTSRSQQDWFAEHYVGV, from the coding sequence GTGGTCGTCCTCGGGGCCGGGCCGGCCGGGCTCGTGCTCGGCAACATCCTTGTGGACAGGGGGATCGACTGCGTCGTCCTGGAGCGGGCGGAGCGCACGCATGTGCAGACGCGGGCGCGTGCCGGGTTCCTGGCAGCCAACACCGTGCGGATCCTGGATCAGCACGGTCTCGCCGAGGGGCTGCACCGGCACGGGCAGATCCACAGCACCTGCGAGTTCCGTACCGAGGACGGCCGGTTCCGGCTGGACTACAGCGGGTTCGGGCAGGGCGAGCGGCACACCGTCTACCCCCAACAGGAGCTGGTGTCCGACCTGCTGGCGCGGTTCCTGGACCGCGGCGGACAGATCCGATTCGGCACCGAGGCCGTGGCCGTGCGCGACGCCGACAGCGAGCGGCCCGAGGTGACCGTGCGTGAGCCGGACGGGCGGCCCGGCCTGTGGCGGGCGCGGTACGTGGCCGGCTGCGACAGGCGGCACGGCGCGGCCCGGCGTTCACTGCCGGCCGGCACGGTCCGCCACCACCGCGATCACGGCGTCACCTGGCTCGGTCTGCTCGCCGAGGCGCCGCCCAGTCTGGACGCGGTCGGATACGCGGTGCACGAGCGCGGGTTCGCCGGGCACATGGCCCGCACCAGCGAGGTCACCCGCTACTACCTGCAGTGCGAGCGCGGCACCCCGGCCGACGCCTGGTCCGAGGAGCGGATCTGGGACGAGCTGGAGCTGCGGATGCGGGCGCGGGAGTACGGTCCGTTGCGCCGCGGACGCCTCGTACAGCGTTCCGTCGTCGACCTGGAGTCCGACGTACTCGAACCGCTGCGCCACGGCGCGCTGTTCCTCGTGGGCGACGCCGCCGGTCTGATCAGCCCGTCCGCCGCGAAGGGCGCCAATCTCGCGGTCCTGGAGGCGGAGGTCCTGGGCCGCGCCCTGATCGACGACCTCATCGTCGGGGACTCCAAGGGCCTCGACGCCTACTCGGCGCGGTGTCTGACGCACATCTGGCGTGCGCAGGACTTCTCGCACTGGATGATCGGGCTGCTGCACGGCCCGTCCGGCGCGGACGGCGAGTCGCTGTTCCACAACTCCCTGCGCCGCTCCCGCCTCACCTCGCTGCGCACCTCGCGCAGCCAGCAGGACTGGTTCGCCGAGCACTACGTCGGCGTATAG
- a CDS encoding methyltransferase has translation MITALSGDTSRLRATVDFVKEQDTATLLPLLLPGLDGPELRALAERCGFSHAALLVFPPDEAALDAALADCGLVADAPPRPSVIVRERLAVRHKRSAAELDVGILRPAVECLDGVRRMVEVFALTVPPGSDLDTVAAHEREQQHETHVAFEVETPDPLVLRGLCAAFGRYGATPDGGGYNPHENGTVFYFTAPAEAKAAGYRRVELYVPGDHRDVLAAHLDEHRRRQPAETLLRLLTGAWTTQALAAFARLEVADAMDEERAVGVAELARDLGALAPNLATLLRYLAMLGVVSEDRDGFRLTDIGGLLRADAEGSMRALALMYGGPFYESFAGLDHTVRTGQVAFERRFGENHFDHFARDPELAGLFDRSMAAGSRMFDPLPVHPVLTAAAEGATVVDIAGGNGELLGRILSAHPRLHGVLLERPHTVETARRLLGAAGHTERCAFRAGDFADVPEGGDVYVLSRVLHDWDDDRCVEILRHCARAMSGTADLLVVERVLPADGSASLATAWDLHMMCNVGGRERSADHYARLFADAGLTLVDRAPLPLDGSVLHVRRSDPANTGSKV, from the coding sequence ATGATCACGGCATTGTCGGGCGATACGTCCCGCCTGCGCGCGACGGTCGACTTCGTCAAGGAACAGGACACCGCCACGCTGCTCCCGCTCCTGCTTCCCGGGCTCGACGGCCCGGAGCTGCGGGCCCTGGCGGAACGCTGCGGCTTCTCGCACGCGGCGCTGCTCGTCTTCCCGCCCGACGAGGCGGCGCTGGACGCCGCGCTCGCCGACTGCGGGCTCGTCGCGGACGCGCCACCGCGGCCGAGTGTCATCGTGCGCGAGCGTCTGGCCGTACGGCACAAGCGGAGTGCGGCGGAGCTCGACGTCGGCATTCTGCGCCCCGCGGTGGAGTGCCTGGACGGGGTGCGGCGCATGGTCGAGGTGTTCGCGCTGACCGTGCCGCCGGGGTCGGACCTCGACACGGTCGCCGCGCACGAGCGGGAGCAACAGCACGAGACGCATGTCGCCTTCGAGGTCGAGACGCCGGACCCGCTGGTGCTGCGCGGCCTGTGCGCGGCCTTCGGGCGGTACGGCGCGACCCCGGACGGCGGCGGCTACAACCCTCACGAGAACGGCACGGTGTTCTACTTCACCGCGCCCGCCGAGGCCAAGGCGGCCGGGTACCGGCGCGTGGAGCTGTACGTCCCCGGCGACCACCGTGACGTCCTCGCCGCCCACCTCGACGAACACCGCAGGCGGCAGCCCGCCGAGACCCTGCTGCGCCTGCTGACCGGGGCGTGGACGACGCAGGCCCTGGCCGCGTTCGCGCGGCTTGAGGTGGCCGACGCGATGGACGAGGAACGAGCCGTCGGCGTGGCGGAACTGGCGCGGGACCTCGGTGCCCTCGCGCCGAACCTGGCCACCCTGCTGCGCTACCTCGCCATGCTCGGCGTGGTGAGCGAGGACCGCGACGGTTTCCGGCTCACGGACATCGGCGGGCTGCTGCGCGCGGACGCCGAAGGGTCGATGCGGGCGCTGGCGCTGATGTACGGGGGACCGTTCTACGAGTCCTTCGCCGGGCTCGACCACACCGTGCGCACCGGACAGGTCGCCTTCGAGCGGCGCTTCGGCGAGAACCACTTCGACCACTTCGCCCGCGATCCCGAACTCGCCGGACTCTTCGACCGGTCGATGGCCGCCGGTTCACGGATGTTCGACCCACTGCCCGTCCACCCGGTCCTCACCGCGGCGGCGGAAGGAGCCACCGTGGTCGACATCGCAGGCGGCAACGGGGAACTGCTCGGCCGAATCCTTTCCGCACACCCCCGCCTGCACGGCGTCCTGCTGGAGCGCCCGCACACCGTCGAGACCGCCCGTCGCCTGCTCGGCGCGGCCGGCCACACGGAGCGGTGCGCCTTCCGGGCGGGCGACTTCGCGGACGTACCGGAGGGCGGCGACGTCTACGTCCTGTCCCGCGTCCTGCACGACTGGGACGACGACCGCTGCGTCGAGATCCTGCGCCACTGCGCCCGTGCGATGTCCGGCACCGCCGATCTGCTCGTCGTCGAACGTGTCCTGCCCGCCGACGGCTCGGCCTCGCTGGCCACGGCCTGGGATCTGCACATGATGTGCAACGTCGGCGGCCGCGAACGGAGCGCCGACCACTACGCCCGGCTGTTCGCCGACGCGGGCCTCACCCTGGTGGACCGGGCACCGCTGCCCCTGGACGGCAGCGTGCTGCACGTCCGCAGGAGCGACCCGGCGAACACCGGTTCCAAGGTCTAG
- a CDS encoding aldo/keto reductase codes for MKYTQLGRTGLKVSRLVLGTMNFGPQTDEADSHAIMDAALDAGINYFDTANVYGWGENKGRTEEIIGNWFAKGGERRDKVVLATKVYGNMAADGDAWPNHDKLSALNIRRAVDASLKRLQTDYIDVYQFHHVDRRTPFEEIWQAIDVLVQQGKILYVGSSNFPGYKIAQANEIAAKRGGTIGLVSEQCLYNLAERRAEMEVVPAAQEYGLGVIPWSPLHGGLLGGVIKKEVEGGRRASGRAADALANTAIRAQIQSYEDLLDKHGIEPGEAALAWLLTRPGVTGPIVGPRTAEQLESALRAVELELTDDLLTGLDEIFPGPGPSPEAFAW; via the coding sequence ATGAAGTACACGCAGCTGGGACGCACAGGACTCAAGGTCAGCCGACTCGTGCTCGGGACGATGAACTTCGGTCCGCAGACCGACGAGGCCGACAGCCACGCGATCATGGACGCGGCGCTGGACGCGGGGATCAACTACTTCGACACCGCCAACGTGTACGGCTGGGGCGAGAACAAGGGCCGTACCGAGGAGATCATCGGCAACTGGTTCGCCAAGGGCGGCGAGCGGCGCGACAAGGTCGTGCTCGCCACCAAGGTGTACGGGAACATGGCCGCCGACGGCGACGCATGGCCCAACCACGACAAGCTCTCCGCGCTCAACATCCGCCGCGCGGTGGACGCGAGCCTGAAGCGGCTCCAGACCGACTACATCGACGTCTACCAGTTCCACCACGTCGACCGCCGCACTCCCTTCGAGGAGATCTGGCAGGCCATCGACGTGCTCGTACAGCAGGGCAAGATCCTCTACGTCGGGTCCTCCAACTTCCCCGGCTACAAGATCGCCCAGGCCAACGAGATCGCCGCCAAACGTGGCGGAACCATCGGGCTCGTCAGTGAGCAGTGCCTCTACAACCTCGCCGAGCGCCGCGCCGAGATGGAGGTCGTTCCGGCCGCGCAGGAGTACGGGCTCGGCGTCATCCCGTGGTCCCCGCTGCACGGCGGTCTGCTCGGCGGTGTCATCAAGAAGGAGGTCGAGGGCGGGCGCCGGGCGAGCGGCCGGGCCGCCGACGCCCTCGCCAACACCGCCATCCGCGCGCAGATCCAGTCGTACGAGGACCTGCTCGACAAGCACGGCATCGAGCCCGGCGAGGCCGCTCTGGCCTGGCTCCTCACCCGCCCCGGCGTCACCGGCCCGATCGTCGGCCCGCGCACCGCCGAGCAACTGGAATCCGCCCTGAGGGCCGTCGAACTGGAACTGACCGACGACCTGCTGACCGGCCTCGACGAGATCTTCCCGGGCCCGGGCCCGTCCCCGGAGGCCTTCGCCTGGTAG
- the thpR gene encoding RNA 2',3'-cyclic phosphodiesterase yields the protein MRLFAAVLPPENATAELASVVDELRKLPEPGPGLRWTGLPGWHFTLAFYGEVDDELVPDLSVRLERAARRTEPFPLSLRGGGRFGGRALWAGAAGDVRTLRLLAERAGAAGRKAGVEREEHRRYRPHLTLARSREEADFAPYVAVLDGFEGRGWTVGELCLMRSRLPDSGVPGEQPRYEVHGRWPLGAGA from the coding sequence ATGAGACTCTTCGCCGCCGTGCTGCCCCCGGAGAACGCGACCGCCGAACTCGCCTCGGTGGTCGACGAGTTGAGGAAGCTGCCGGAACCCGGCCCGGGGCTGCGCTGGACGGGCCTGCCCGGCTGGCACTTCACGCTCGCGTTCTACGGAGAGGTCGACGACGAACTCGTACCGGATCTGTCGGTCCGGCTGGAACGCGCGGCGCGGCGGACTGAACCGTTCCCCCTGTCCCTGCGGGGCGGCGGCCGTTTCGGGGGCCGCGCGTTGTGGGCGGGCGCCGCGGGGGACGTACGTACGTTGCGGCTGCTCGCCGAGCGGGCGGGGGCGGCCGGGCGGAAGGCGGGGGTGGAGCGGGAGGAGCACCGGCGGTACCGGCCGCACCTCACGCTGGCGCGGAGCCGGGAGGAGGCGGACTTCGCTCCGTACGTGGCCGTGCTGGACGGGTTCGAGGGGCGGGGGTGGACGGTCGGCGAGCTGTGCCTGATGCGGAGCCGGCTGCCCGACTCGGGGGTGCCGGGGGAGCAGCCGCGGTATGAGGTGCACGGGCGGTGGCCCCTCGGCGCGGGGGCGTGA
- a CDS encoding MFS transporter, which yields MSTGPGADSAPAPAAHNSPSAPKPRSSMFSSLKIRNYRLFFTGQVVSNTGTWMQRIAQDWLVLSLTGSSAAVGITTALQFLPMLLFGLYGGVLVDRLPKRPTLLATQTAMGLTGLALAFLTISGHVQVWHVYVAAFAVGLATVIDNPARQSFVSEMVGPEQLQNAVSLNSANFQSARLVGPAVAGLLITSVGTGWAFLLNGLSFVAPIAGLLLMRSRELNQVERAPRAKGQLREGLRYVAGRPDLMWPIILVGFIGTFGFNFPVWLSAYADDVFHAGAGAYSLFNTLMAVGSLAGALLAARRGTARARVLVAAAVAFGVLEIVAALAPSFWLFALLMVPIGIAGLTVNVTANTAVQMGTDPAMRGRVMALFMMVFMGGTPLGAPVVGWITDAYGPRIGFAIGGVISALAAVTVGLALARVGGLRLSVGWHHGHPQVRFVPRERALATAA from the coding sequence TTGAGTACGGGACCCGGAGCAGACTCCGCCCCCGCACCTGCCGCCCACAACTCCCCGTCCGCTCCCAAGCCCCGCTCCTCGATGTTCAGCTCGCTGAAGATCAGGAACTACCGGTTGTTCTTCACCGGCCAGGTCGTCTCCAACACCGGCACCTGGATGCAGCGCATCGCCCAGGACTGGCTGGTGCTGAGCCTCACCGGCTCCTCCGCCGCCGTCGGTATCACCACGGCCCTGCAGTTCCTGCCGATGCTGCTCTTCGGCCTCTACGGCGGTGTCCTCGTGGACCGCCTCCCGAAGCGCCCCACACTGCTGGCCACCCAGACCGCCATGGGTCTCACGGGCCTCGCGCTCGCCTTCCTCACCATCTCCGGCCACGTCCAGGTCTGGCACGTCTACGTCGCCGCCTTCGCCGTCGGCCTCGCCACGGTGATCGACAACCCGGCCCGGCAGTCCTTCGTCTCCGAGATGGTCGGCCCCGAGCAGCTGCAGAACGCCGTCAGTCTCAACTCCGCCAACTTCCAGTCCGCCCGTCTCGTCGGCCCCGCCGTCGCGGGCCTGCTCATCACGAGCGTGGGCACGGGCTGGGCGTTCCTGCTCAACGGACTGTCGTTCGTCGCGCCCATCGCCGGTCTGCTCCTGATGCGCTCCCGCGAGCTGAACCAGGTCGAGCGCGCCCCGCGTGCCAAGGGCCAGCTCCGCGAGGGCCTGCGCTATGTCGCCGGCCGCCCCGACCTGATGTGGCCGATCATCCTCGTCGGCTTCATCGGCACCTTCGGCTTCAACTTCCCGGTCTGGCTCTCGGCCTACGCCGACGACGTCTTCCACGCCGGCGCCGGTGCGTACAGCCTCTTCAACACGCTGATGGCCGTGGGGTCGCTCGCGGGCGCGCTTCTCGCCGCCCGGCGTGGCACCGCCCGCGCGCGTGTGCTGGTCGCGGCCGCCGTCGCCTTCGGCGTCCTGGAGATCGTGGCCGCGCTGGCCCCGTCCTTCTGGCTGTTCGCCCTCCTCATGGTCCCCATCGGAATCGCCGGCCTGACCGTCAACGTCACGGCGAACACCGCGGTCCAGATGGGCACCGACCCGGCCATGCGCGGCCGCGTCATGGCCCTGTTCATGATGGTCTTCATGGGCGGTACGCCACTGGGGGCGCCCGTCGTCGGCTGGATCACGGACGCCTACGGTCCCCGGATCGGCTTCGCCATCGGCGGAGTCATCTCGGCCCTGGCCGCGGTCACCGTCGGCCTGGCCCTGGCCCGCGTGGGCGGCCTGCGCCTGTCGGTGGGCTGGCACCACGGCCACCCACAGGTCCGCTTCGTCCCCAGGGAACGGGCACTGGCGACCGCAGCCTGA
- a CDS encoding MarR family winged helix-turn-helix transcriptional regulator, with translation MPDLTHGDDVAAVNSLRSAVMRLSRRLKHQRVDESLSPTEMSVLGTLARCGTATPGELARKEHVQPPSMTRIVALLEAKGLVKLEPHPEDRRQKVVTQTERAEAMLDESRRKRNAWLAGLVEGLDEDDWAKLREAAPVLEKLAHL, from the coding sequence ATGCCTGACCTGACCCATGGCGACGACGTTGCCGCCGTGAACTCCCTGCGATCCGCCGTGATGCGCCTGTCACGTCGACTCAAGCACCAGCGGGTCGACGAGTCGCTGAGCCCGACCGAGATGTCGGTGCTCGGCACCCTCGCCCGCTGCGGCACGGCCACCCCGGGCGAGCTCGCCCGCAAGGAGCATGTGCAGCCGCCCTCGATGACCCGCATCGTGGCGCTCCTCGAAGCCAAGGGCCTGGTCAAGCTGGAGCCGCACCCCGAGGACCGGCGCCAGAAGGTCGTCACGCAGACCGAGCGGGCCGAGGCCATGCTCGACGAGAGCCGCCGCAAGCGGAACGCGTGGCTGGCCGGACTCGTCGAGGGCCTCGACGAGGACGACTGGGCGAAGCTCCGCGAGGCCGCCCCCGTCCTGGAGAAACTCGCGCATCTGTAA
- a CDS encoding NCS2 family permease, whose amino-acid sequence MPTSAPAKASAPKQPDPSSGSGALDRYFLISERGSTLSREIRGGFATFFAMAYIIVLNPIILGSAKDMYGHQLDNGQLVTATALTAAFTTLLMGVIGNVPIALAAGLGVNTVVALQLAPRMSWPDAMGMVVLAGFVVMLLVATGLRERVMNAVPLGLRKGIAIGIGLFIMLIGLVDSGFVSRIPDAAQTTVPLQLGGTGHLDGWPVLVFVLGTLLTLALIVRKVPGAILISIVAMTVVAVVINAVATVPSWGLTTPKWPGNPVASPDFGLVGQVSLFGGFGKVGVLTGVLFVFTVLLSCFFDAMGTIMGIGDEAKLTDKDGNMPGISKVLFVDGIAVAAGGATSSSATTCFVESTAGVGEGARTGFANVVTGALFGVALFLTPVATMVPSQAATPALLAVGFLILSGSIRQIDWSDHTIAIPAFVTMLMMPFTYSITNGIGMGFITFVVLRLAAGRGRDVPVAMYVVSAVFAFYYLMPALGLT is encoded by the coding sequence ATGCCCACCTCGGCCCCCGCCAAGGCTTCCGCGCCCAAGCAGCCGGACCCCTCGTCCGGCTCCGGCGCGCTCGACCGCTACTTCCTGATCTCGGAGCGCGGCAGCACGCTGTCGCGCGAGATCCGTGGCGGTTTCGCCACCTTCTTCGCGATGGCCTACATCATCGTGCTGAACCCGATCATCCTGGGCAGCGCGAAGGACATGTACGGACACCAGCTGGACAACGGCCAGCTGGTCACCGCGACCGCGCTGACGGCGGCGTTCACCACGCTCCTGATGGGCGTCATCGGCAACGTACCGATCGCGCTCGCCGCCGGCCTCGGCGTGAACACGGTCGTCGCGCTCCAGCTGGCGCCCCGGATGTCCTGGCCGGACGCCATGGGCATGGTGGTGCTCGCGGGATTCGTGGTGATGCTGCTCGTCGCCACCGGTCTGCGTGAGCGCGTGATGAACGCCGTGCCGCTCGGCCTGCGCAAGGGCATCGCGATCGGCATCGGCCTGTTCATCATGCTGATCGGCCTGGTCGACTCGGGTTTCGTCTCGCGCATCCCGGACGCCGCCCAGACGACCGTGCCGTTGCAACTCGGCGGGACCGGTCACCTCGACGGCTGGCCCGTACTCGTCTTCGTGCTCGGCACGCTCCTCACGCTCGCGCTGATCGTGCGCAAGGTGCCGGGCGCGATCCTGATCTCGATCGTCGCCATGACCGTCGTCGCGGTCGTCATCAACGCCGTCGCCACGGTGCCCTCCTGGGGTCTGACCACCCCGAAGTGGCCCGGCAACCCGGTCGCCAGCCCCGACTTCGGGCTCGTCGGGCAGGTCAGCCTCTTCGGCGGCTTCGGCAAGGTCGGCGTACTGACCGGTGTGCTGTTCGTCTTCACCGTGCTGCTGTCGTGCTTCTTCGACGCGATGGGCACGATCATGGGCATCGGCGACGAGGCGAAGCTGACCGACAAGGACGGCAACATGCCGGGCATCAGCAAGGTGCTCTTCGTCGACGGCATCGCGGTCGCCGCGGGCGGCGCCACCTCGTCCTCCGCCACCACCTGCTTCGTGGAGTCCACGGCGGGTGTCGGCGAGGGCGCGCGCACCGGTTTCGCGAACGTCGTCACCGGCGCGCTCTTCGGTGTCGCGCTCTTCCTGACCCCCGTCGCCACGATGGTCCCGTCCCAGGCAGCCACGCCCGCGCTGCTCGCGGTGGGCTTCCTGATCCTCTCCGGCTCGATCCGCCAGATCGACTGGAGCGACCACACCATCGCGATCCCGGCGTTCGTGACGATGCTGATGATGCCGTTCACGTACTCGATCACGAACGGCATCGGCATGGGCTTCATCACGTTCGTCGTGCTGCGGCTGGCGGCCGGGCGCGGGCGGGACGTACCGGTCGCGATGTACGTGGTGTCGGCGGTGTTCGCCTTCTACTACCTGATGCCGGCGCTGGGCCTGACCTGA
- a CDS encoding DUF2530 domain-containing protein, whose product MAGFFSGSPKHEAPEPLEGPVVATITGGTILWFVLFLAQLPFYNWFDDHGHLWWLWTCLAGAGLGLIGIWYVRGRDAAIKRDEAAQEPTPDAT is encoded by the coding sequence ATGGCAGGGTTTTTTTCGGGATCCCCGAAACACGAGGCGCCGGAGCCCCTGGAGGGTCCCGTGGTCGCCACCATCACCGGTGGCACGATCCTCTGGTTCGTCCTCTTCCTGGCGCAGCTGCCCTTCTACAACTGGTTCGACGACCACGGACACCTGTGGTGGCTCTGGACCTGCCTGGCCGGCGCGGGCCTCGGCCTGATCGGCATCTGGTACGTACGGGGCCGCGACGCTGCGATCAAGAGGGACGAGGCGGCACAGGAGCCGACTCCGGACGCCACTTAA